CTTGAGCAAGAGTACGTGAAGTTAGCACGTGCTTATGGTGTTACCGAACGGACGATTCTGCGAAAACACGCCTTCCGCAACGCACAACTCCCGGTCATTACCGTCGTTGGACTCCAACTTACTTCCGCGCTCGGTGGGGCTGTGTTGACCGAGACGGTGTTCAACATCAATGGGATGGGACGGCTCATCATTACGGCGATCAACAATCAGGATTATCCGCTGGTCATGGGAACGACGATTTTCTTCGGCCTGACGTTCGTCATCGGTGTCGTGCTCACAGACCTTTCGTATGCGTACATCGATCCCCGCGTGACCTACGATGAGGTGAACTAACAATGGGAACAAGTGAAGCTACTGCAGAATCAGTCCGGAAACAGAATCAAAGCGATCACCCGGAGAGTGAAGAGAAAATAGAAGCACGCGTCGGCTGGCGATACACGCTCGAACAAATCCGACGAGACACGACTGCGAGAATCGGTCTATATATCATCGGTTTTATCGCGGCGATCGCCGTCTTCGCGTGGATAGACGCAAAATTGCTCGATTACGCCATCGCGAGTCGGTTCTGGTACAATCCCGTGAACGATCCCTCTAACGCCCAAATTCTCCTCCCACCGATCGGGATGGAGAACACGTTTGGGGCCGGGACGATGAAGTATCCGCTTGGAACCGATCACCGCGGCCGCGACATTCTCGTCCGACTCGTCTATGGGACCCGAATCGCTATGCAGGTCGGCATCGTTTCGACCGGCTTCGGGCTCATCGCGGGCACCCTCGTCGGCGCCGTCGCGGGGTATCACGGCGGGTGGATAGACGACGCGCTGATGCGCCTCGTCGAGACGCTTTACGCGATCCCGTTCCTCGTGCTCGTCATCGCGTTCATGGCCGCGTTCGGCCGCGATTTGACCTTTGCCATGATCGGCGTCGGTATCACGACGATACCCGTGTTCGCCCGGCTGATTCGATCGCGCGTGGTCAGCGTACGTGAGGAAGAGTACATCGAGGCGGCACGTGCCGCGGGAGTGCGTGACCGAAACATCATCCTCCGACACGTCATCCCGAACAGCTTCGCACCCGTTCTCGTGCAGGCGACCCTGCAGGTCGGCATCAGCATCCTCATCGTGGCCGGTCTCTCGTTCCTCGGCTTCGGCGCACAACCGCCGACGCCATCGTGGGGCCAGATGCTGAGCCAATCGCGTGGCTACATGCTTCCCGACCCGTGGTTCAGCCTGTGGCCCGGCCTCGCCATTCTCATCACCGTGATAGGGTTCAACCTGCTCGGGGACGGCCTGCGAGACGCGCTCGACCCACGAATAAACAACTAATCAGAAGATAATGACAGACACATTATTGCAAGTCAAGGACCTGAAGACACAGTTTTTCACCGAGGAGGGCGTCGTTCGCGCAGTCGATGGTATCTCCTTCGACGTGAAAAAAGGCGAAATCGTCGGCCTCGTGGGCGAAAGCGGGGCCGGAAAGAGCGTCGCCGCCCAGAGCATTCTCCGCCTCATCGATCATCCCGGCGAAATCGTCGGGGGCGAAGTCCGCTTCAAGGATGAACTGCTGTTCGGCGTCGAAGAAGGGCCGGACGGCGAATTGGAGACGCGCGACGAGATGCTGTCGAACGAGGAGATGCGACGGCGGATTCGTGGCAAGGAGATCGCCATCATCTTCCAGGATCCGATGGAGAGCCTGAATCCCGTGTTCACGGTCGGCAATCAGCTTCGGGAGTTCATCGAAATCAATCGCGGCCTCTCGAAAAAGGAGGCAAAGGAAGAAGCGGTGCACATGCTTCGCGAGGTCGGGATTCCAGAACCCGAAGCACGCTACGACAACTACCCCCACCAATTCTCCGGTGGGATGCGCCAGCGTGTGCTCATCGCCATGGCGTTGGCCTGCGAACCGAGCCTCATCATCGCGGACGAACCCACGACGGCGCTGGACGTGACCGTCGAGGGTCAAATCCTTTCGTTGGTGAACGATCTGCAGGACAAATACGATACGAGTTTTATCTGGGTGACCCACGACATGGGGGTCGTCGCCGAGCTCTGTGACCGTGTCAACGTGATGTATCTCGGCGAAATCGTGGAACAGGCGACGGTAGACGACCTGTTCTACGATACGAAACACCCCTATACGCAGGCGCTTTTGGATTCGATGCCGCGCCCCGACCAGACCGTGCACGAACTAACCCCGATTCGTGGCGTGATGCCCGAAGCGATTAACCCGCCGCATGGGTGTCGCTTCCACACGCGGTGTCCCGATGCCCGAGAAGTATGTCAGGAGGTACATCCCGACTGCCGTGAGGTCACGGAGGCAGGTGAAAACTCTCACAAAGCAGCCTGTGTGAAGCACGACGAGTTCGATGTCGGCTACGATTTCAGCGATCCGATCGATGTTCGTGCGAAGGAAGGAATCACCGGCGACATCGTAACTGAGTCAACCAGAGGAGACGATTGATATGAACAACACAGTAACAACGGATAGACAAGTGGAGAACGAAGCAGCACCGAGTGAACCACTGGTCAAAGTGGAAGGACTCACGAAACATTTCTCGGATGGCGGTGGGTTTCTATCCGGGCTGTTCGGCGACGAACAGAGGGTACGTGCCGTCGAAGACGTTTCGTTCTCGATCCGCAAGGGGGAAACGCTGGGGTTAGTTGGTGAATCAGGGTGTGGGAAAAGCACGCTCGCCCGGTCTATCCTCCGCCTCATCGAACCGACCGACGGCGCGGTCTACTTTAAAGGAGAGAACGTGACTGCGCTGGGCGGGGAACAGCTGCGTGCTCAACGGAAAGACATGCAGATGATTTTCCAAGATCCGCAGTCGTCGCTCGATCCGCGGATGAAGGTCGGCCCAATCGTCGAAGAGCCGATGAAGGCTCACGGGATGTATGATGCGGATGAACGTGAAGAACGGGCGCGCGAGCTACTCGAAAAAGTCGGGCTCGACCCACAACATTACAACCGTCACCCGCACGCTTTCTCGGGTGGCCAGCGCCAGCGTGTGAACCTCGCTCGTGCTCTGAGTGTGAACCCGGATTTCATCGTCTGTGACGAACCGGTGACGGCATTGGACGTTTCGATCCAAGCACAGGTGCTGAACACGATGAAAAACCTACAGGAGGAATTCGGGCTAACATACCTCTTCATCGCGCACGACCTTTCCGTCATTCGCCACATTTCCGACCGCGTGGCGGTAATGTACCTCGGACAGTTGGTAGAGCTGGCGGACAAAGAAGAGCTCTTCGAGAACCCACAGCACCCCTACACGCAGGCACTGTTGGAATCCATCCCGGTACCTGATCCGCGTGAAGCGGGAACGCGTGGCGTTCTCGAAGGCGACGTTCCGAGTCCAATCGACCCGCCAAGTGGCTGTCGGTTCAGAACGCGGTGTCCGAAACTCATCGCACCCGCCGAATACGAATTTTCGGCCGAGGAATGGACAAATACGCGTCGTTTCCTCCGAGCTGTCGAGCGTCGAACGCTCGAACCCACAACTAAGGCTGATCTCGAATCCCGGTTTTTCGACGACGCGAAACCGAGTGGCGAGTCAGGGAATATTGTTGACAATGCGATCGGTCACGTCGTAAACGAAAACTGGGACCAAGCGTCCGAACTGCTCGTCAACTCCTTCGCCGAGCAGAGTATTTGTGCACAGGAGCTTCCAGCCTACGAAGTACCAACAGAGTATGGAACATCGCAACACTATGCTGCGTGCCATCGTCATCGTGATGATGTCATCGACAGCCGTCAAAAGTAGCCGAATCCCTTCAACGTCGTTCATAGGCGGTCTCTAACGAAGGGGTTCATAGTGTTGAGAGTCTAACTGGAAAGGGAAATGCTCCGAGAGGTTCTCTCGTTGATCGGCGTCATCGAACTCCTCACTCCGGAGGCACTCATCGACCGCGCCGAGCACGTCGCACTCGACAATCCTGGCGATTGCGAATTGAAGTTGTGGGTCGTTCCCGGTACTCGAGTTGAAGGACTCGCTCTTTTGATCCTGATGTGGCGAAGCGATGCCTCATATTCGGCGTTCAAGCGATTCCTCGGTATCATCGGGATTCTTGCACTGATGTACCCACATGAGTACGTCAGCTACGGTGCCAAACTCGCGTACACAGACGCCTCAAAGTGTAAGTGGAAACCATGGGTATATCTCGGGACTCTCCTGGTCGGGTTACTATATGTGCTTATCGCCCTTGGTGAGCTGCGGAAACGCTGAGTTCCGAAATCGGATTTGATATTGGCCAGCAGTTCATCTGCCAGCAACGCTACGGGACGTCGTGCACCGACCGAACAGGAGTGTTGTGAACCCTAGTAACTCAACGCTCAAAATGAGGATCGGAATCCTCGCCCACTGAGTCAGGAGGATGTAACGTGACTCAACGAATTAGAAGTCATAGTTGGTATAGTATACTAACGGGCAGTTCGGCGTGAACGGGTCTGAGTACCGCTGTGTGCCTCTTGAAGTCAGAGGCTGAAGTCAGAGAGAGATCGCAGGTCCTTAGACTTCGGTTATGGTTCACATCTTTACCCATCATTCGCACAGTAGAGATAGTTACGTCCGGGTATTCGAGTTCATAGACTTCGATATGGGTAGTTTTTTATCTACAGTTCTACTGATTGTGTATATGCCAAACCGTAACACGGAAACATCTGATGACGCTCTTTCAGATACCGCCGTGGACCCTGCAGTAGACGCTCCAAGGGACGATGATTCCGATCAAAAGACGATTCGTCAACTCCTCGAAGAAGATTCCGGTAAATCGGTCTTCGTAAACCGGAACCTCGTCGAGCCGGACACTATCATCGACGAAGAGCGCATCGTTGGCCGAGACGATCAACTTCAAGCCGTCGTCGCCTATCTCAAACCTGCGCTCCGCGATGAGCGGCCACCGAACATGCTCCTCTACGGTCCATCCGGTACGGGAAAATCACTGATTGTCAATGCTGTCTGCGGACAAATCGTCGAACTCTGTGAATCACAGGACATCAACTTCGGTGTCATCAGCCTCAACTGTCAACCGATCACGACCCTCGACCGAGCAGTCTACAAACTCGTCGAGACGGTCGCAAAAGACGTAGGCGTCGATACGGGTGTCCCAGCGACAGGCGTCTCTACCGAACAAAAGTACGAACGTCTCTATGACTTGATCAACACCTACTACGACTCGGTTATCTTCATTCTCGATGAAATCGATCTCCTCGTCGGCCGAGAAGACGAGCCCGCATACTCGAAATTGCTCTATCAGCTGTCGCGAGCAGGGAAGACGGACACTATTCACGGTACTGTCTCCGTCGCGGCCCTGACGAACGATCCAAAGTTCATGGAGAACGTCGATGGGCGGTCCGAAAGCTCGTTCAATCCCGAGGACATCCCCTTTTCCGACTATGACGCGAATCAACTCCGTGAAATCCTCGACCATCGTCGTGACGCCTTTCGAGACGGGGCCCTCAGTGATGATGTGATTCCATTGGTCGCGGCCTTCGCGGCCCAAAGCCACGGCGACGCCCGCAAAGGGATCGACCTCTTCCGGAAAGCTGGCGACCTCGCCGACCGGCAAAACGATGACATGGTCACAGAATCCCATGTCCGAGACTCGCAAGACGAAGTCGATAAAGACCGTATGCTGACTCAGATCGAGGGACTTTCCACACAAAAGAAAATATCACTCTACGCGACTGCAGCCGTGGCCGTACACACGTCCCATACCAGTACAGCAGTCCCGAGTCCAGTTGGCTATCAAGTCTACAAGTGGATCACTGAACTGCTAGACGCCGATCAGATGACGCGTGAAACCTATATCAAATACGTGAAAGAGCTCAACACGTACGGAATCGTTGACGCCGAACGCAAGAGCCGTGGCCGTGGTCAGGGAATGCATATGGAATTTTCCTTCTCGGATAATCCCCGCCCTATACTCGACCTCCTGGCAGAGGATTCTCGGCTCACGGCGATTGCCGATGAGACGGATCATCTCAAGACAATCGCACAAACGAAAATGCAGAAGTTTAAGAGTTCGTAATCGCCAGACTGCGGACAGTTTGACACCCCTGTATCGAAGTGAAACGATTCATGCTTTTCGACGACGGCACCAGTGTATTCTCTCCGTATCTACCCCGTCTTCGAAGTGTATCGGACGGTTTGTCTCCGAGAAGAGAACACGATTATCTCAAAATCAACGGACCAATCGTCGATACAACAGTCTTACTACCCTCTTATCGAAGTGTAACGAACAGCTATTCGAGGCAAAACAACCCTTCTCCCGGGATAACCTGCCAACCGCGTCATCGAAGTGTATTATTCCGGTAGATACCGTCTCAAGTACGGTTTCAATGCCTGAGGGTCTACACTTGAAGGACTACGGATATGTTGTCACCGACGATGCGTTTCAGTGAGTCTACTTCCCGAAGAAACTTGCTCATAGGGGGACGTCGGATAACCCCGTCATCGAAGTGTAACTGAAGGCGGAAACCGACAGCATGCGTTGACTTTTTACCCATCCGTTACCCCCTTGTCGAAGTGTAATATCGTGCTTGTGAGTTAGTTGTGATACATTGTGTTCTTGCTTTCAACGGTATTTGTAAGGATACACGAGACACATCTAACCACTCACCCCGTCATCGAAGTGTAACAGCAAATTCTCGGGCCGGATAGTACAGAAAATCGCGAGGAGCGGTGTTGGTGTTACGACCTCGTTCGAGCTGATCGCGGAGGGGTTTCTGCTCGCTCTCGATAAAGGCGAGTCAATGCTGTTGGTGACTTACTCCGCGGCAGACGACGGATTCGCGTTCAGGGGATGGGACGATCTACGTAAGAAACAACGGTGGTCGATACCACCCACACCCCTTTGTCGAAGTGTAAATCGCGTTCGGACTGGCTGCAATCGAGAGATATCGGTATATCCCTACCAAGAATTTCATCTCATCGGATATCAACTTGGTTTACGGATCTTGTTTGATGACTATCGGTTTATAGATTTCGGTTGTAATAGTCCAATAGCCAATATGCTGATTATTGGCGTCAACGACCCATCTACTGTCGATATGTCCGAATAATCGATCTCCTCGCGATTTCATCGTCCCACCGTTCGTGAGTTTACACTTCGATAACGGGGGGAGGGGGTTCGGCTAAATTGGTAACCCTTTCCAACGTAAACACTCTACAACCGTCGTTAATTTCAGGCCCCAAGTTGTCCTTCCTCGAGGACTACGGCGGCAGGCTCACTGGCCTACTCACTGCAAAGAGGGCGATCGAACACACTCAGTCCTGTTCTCGGATTAAATTTCGTCGTAAAAACTGTTTGTTTTTCACCCGCCACAAAGCATTTAATGATGGATGCTAATGTCTAGCATGTGGCGAGGCCGCTCTGATACGTTCCGGATCTGACGCCATCACTCTTGATCCGTTTTTGCCCCGCCACATTCTTACCTGCATAGGGACTTGAAAAGCGGTAACTAAATCCGTGCGATCTCATCAGTGAGACGATCGTTACTGATCAGCTACGTAGTCAGTCAATCGGAGCTTGCCCTGAACCTCATACAGATGACCCTTGTTGTACAGCTGTTCGACGATATCCTCAGCGGCAGGCTGATTCAGATCTTCCTCTTGGGCTAAGACTTCATAGGCATATTCGTAGGTAAGTTCTCCATCGGCTGGAACAGCGCTCGCGAGTGCTTCGAGTGCTTCTTGGGCAAGTGGCGTGAGTGGCGATTCACCATCTGAAACCATTCGTACTATCAAATTCGAATCTCAGACAAGTAAACCCCTCGGACAAGGATAGTTCGCGGCACTATCCAAGATATCGTGACAAGGGAAATGAGCACACGGCGTGGAAGGATGGGTTGGGAATGGCACAGACCCACACCGTCTACTGGATACGCTAACTGCATTCTATTCATAGGACCCAATTAATAAAGTCTTCAGCCAACCGGAGTGGAAGTGAAACTGAATACGCTCGCAAGAATTCATCCTCGCACGCTTCTTATCACTAACGGTGCACTGGATGCGAGCCTAATGGGGCGACCGTGTGTTAGTATACAATACTAACCAGTAATGACTAAAGAACAAGACAGTCCGCTAATGAACTCACACTCCGAGTCATGAAAACTCGCCCGACAAGCGGGACCCGTCGAAGAGACCGACGCCGAAACCATCCGTGTCTGAAAAAACGACGGTCGGCTCCGATGGATCACTCTTGAGAGAAGTTATCCATGAATTTCGGATTGTTTTTCACTTCATCCATGACGAATCGAGAGGACGTTTCGTTAACGCCATCGATGGCAACCATTTGATCGATGACTTCGTTCATCCGATTTCGATCCTGGACACGGGTGAGAACCATGAAGTCGACATCACCCATCGTATAGTATACTTGTTCTACACCCGTAATATCTGCGAGTTTGTTCCCAATATCGGTCGAATATCCTTTCTCGTGGGTGACGGATACCTCGGTGATCGCCACCATATCCAGTTCGAAAGGCGCTGGATTCAAGTCGGCGGTGATACCTTTGATCACGCCACTTTCTTTCATTTTGTTGAGCCGATAATGGACTGCTGATTTCGAAAGATCTAATTCGTCTGATATCACGTCTAAACTAACGTCAAAGTCATCTTCGATAAAAGTAAGCAGTTTCAGATCGACCTCATCGAAATCGTCACTCGCTGAATATCCCTTCGTCATTATGCTAGTTTCACGCCCGAACATATATGTAAAGCACGTTTTTTGGTAAATGCTTCTAATTCACTTGGCATCCACAGAATATTGTTCAACTGTGTTGAGTGGCATCTGATGGAGCGCGACTACGGCACTATTCGTCCAGATTGCCGATGAGCTGTGCAGTCGAAACTGCCATCACTTTGATCGCAGTGAGTATGTCTTCAACGGATACGAATTCGTCCTCGACGTGAGCCTGTTCTAGACGCCCAGGGCCATACACGATGCATTGATCGATGCCTGCGTCGTTGACGACAAAGCGTTGATCGTCGGACCCAGGGGAGATGACGAATTCGGAACTCCCGTAAAACGACTCGATATTCCGTGCAAACGCTTGGCTTATCTGACAGTCTTGGGAAACGCTCGTTGGTTCCGCAAACATGATCTCCTCATAGTCAAGCGAGGCGTCCGTGTTGCCCTCCGTTTTCCGTATCAATTCCCGAATCTCGTTTCGCACATCCGCGACCGATTCGGTTGGAACGAGCATCCGATAGAACGTCGCTGTACAGCGATCTGGGACCACATTCTCGGAGTAGCCTGCGTCCATCATCGTCACCGAGATATCCGCTCGTCGAGATTCGCTCGGCGTGACCGGAAGTTCAGTTGTCCGTTGATGCAGCCTGGTCCGATACTTCTCGATGCGTGTCAAGAAGTCATTCATCGTCGAAATAGCGTTGATCCCATCGTGGGCCATACAGCCGTGTGCCTTTCGTCCTCGTGTCACGACCTTGAACTTCAGTACCCCACGATGACCAAGACAAACCCGGGAGGAGTCGAAACATTCGGTGTAAACACAATAATCGGTGTCATCGAGGTGACCTTCCTGTGCGAGATAGCCAAGGCCAGTAAACCCACCCGTTTCCTCGTCGACCGTCATGCTTTGTGTGACTGACCCTTCCAATTCAGCATTGACGGCCTCCAATACGTCGATCGCAACTAGACTGGCGACGATACCGGATTTCATATCGCTGGCACCGCGTGCATAAATCCGGTCGCCTTCTAGTGTCGGGTCGAACGGGTCTCGGGTCCAATCTTCTCCTGCAGGAACGACATCATAGTGGCCGGTGTAGTGGATGTTCGGCCCATCACCGAACGCTTTCTCACCGAGCACATTGACTCGCTCCAAGTGGGATCGCTCCGGATAGTGATGTTCTACGACATCTTCGGGAACGTCGATCAATTCGACGTCGTATCCCCGTTTCGAAAGCACCCTCTCGAGAAAGATGGCACCGTTTCGATAATTCCTACCTGGGGGATTTTCTGTTCGAATTTCAAGAAGCGAAGAGAGGAGGGAAACGATCTCATCGCGTCGAGTATCGACCTCATCGTAAATAGCTCGCTTCGTCGCCATCAGATATCCCTCCCACCGTCGACCTCGAGGGCGGTTCCCGTTATCATTTCGGCGTCATCGCTCGCGAGGAAGGTAGCCGCCGCGGCGATATCCGTCGGTTCGGCGAGGCGTCCGAGTGGAATCGTCTGTTGCATCTCGGCTACGCTAAGATCTTCGCCCGCAAACTTCGACAACATCGGTGTCTCCGTCGCTACGGGACAGATAGCATTTACACGGATGGATGGTGCGAGTTCATAGGCAAGTTGCTTTGTTAGTGCGACCATCCCGCCTTTCGATGCGACGTATGCCGAAAGTCCGGTTCGTGGTCGAATCGCTGCCGTAGATGCAGTGTTGAGAACAACACCACCGCCGTCGCGAAGATATGGGACAGCGTATTTCACCCCGAGAAAGGCGCTTTTTAGGTTGACGGAGATAATCCGGTCCCATTCCGTCTCGGAGACGTCCTCGATCAGGGTCGCCTGCTGAGGGATGCCTGCATTGTTGTGCAACACATCGAGCGTCTCGAACTCCGCCACCGTTCGCTCGATCATCGTCTTCACGTCGTCTTCGGACGAGACATCGACTTCGAGTGCTAGAGCAGTCCCGTCGTCGCGTTCGATTTTCTCAGCAGTTTGGGTAGCAGCATCGATATCGATATCCGCACACACGACCGCTGCCCCTTTGGACGCGAATCTCTCCGCGATGGCTTGGCCCATCCCGGAACCCGACCCCGTTACTATCACCGTCTTCTCGGAAAAGCTCATGTGATGGTGTATCGTGGCATTTACTATCAAACTTCGGTTTGTCTACCTCAGATTTCGTCTACTATCCTAATTAGTGCTTAATATGCGGATATTGTTCTGCTAAATGATTTATTATTGTATTATTGCCAAAGTACTATCGTTATGGCGAATACAGAGGGAGTATGGTTCAACTAGATATTTCTTTCAAGGAACGATATTCCCTCTTCATCAGTGGGGAACAAGTGCCCCCGTCTACGGACGACTATCTCCCGACATACGACCCTGCGACGGGGAATTCGTTTGCAGAAATCGCGATAGCCGACTCACGAGACGTCGATCAGGCAGTTACAACTGCTCGTACTGCTTTCGAATCGTGGCGAGATGTCTCCCCGGAAAAACGTGGTCGGATCGTTCATCGCATCGGTAGACGGATCCGTGACTCTGCTGACGAGCTAGCGGCAATCGAGTGCAAAGATCAGGGCAAACCGATGTCCCAGGCACGCAGCGATATACGCGGTGCGTGGCGATATTTCGAATACTATTCCGGGGTTGCTGATAAGCTCGAGGGACGAAGTGTTCCGGTTGGGTCGGATCAAGTCGATTATACATTCCGTGAACCGTACGGGGTGAGTGCACAAGTCACGCCATGGAATTTCCCCGGAAACCTGTTTGCTCGGGGTGTCGCACCGGCGTTGGTCGCCGGTAACACGGTCGTCGTCAAACCGGCCCCACAGACGACACTATCGACTCTCAAGCTTGCCGAACTCTGTTCTGAAGCCGGTCTACCAGATGGTGCCGTCAACGTCGTAACCGGAACTGGTGAATCGGCTGGACAACCGCTCGTGTCCCATCCCGATATCGATACGATCACCTTCACAGGGAGCGTCGCGACAGGCCAATCGATCATGCAGCATGCAGCGGACACCGTCACGCCGGTAACACTCGAACTTGGCGGGAAAAATCCAGCAGTAGTCTTCCCCGATGCACCCCTCGACCAGACCGCCGAAAGCATCGCTACTGCCATTTTCACGAACGCTGGGCAGGTCTGTTCAGCAGCCGATCGTCTCCTCGTTCACGAAGATATCCACGATCGATTGGTCGACCGAATCGTATCGATAGTCGATGAGTATGAAATCGGCCCGGGAAATGCCGACCCCGACATGGGTCCACTGGCGTCTGCTGAACACAGGGATCGGGTACTGGAATACATTGCAGTCGGAAAGGAAGCGGGTGCAAAGCCGATAACCGGCGGAAACGTACCCGACAGACCGGGCTACTTTGTCGAACCGACGATCTTCACCGATGTGCAAAACGAGATGCGGATCGCTCAGGAGGAAATATTTGGCCCAGTACTCTCTGTGATCTCCTTTCGTGATGAAAAAGCGGCACTATCGATAGCTAACGATACGAAGTATGGGCTGACAGCAGGGATATTCACGAACGATATTACTCGGGCCCACCGTCTCGCACGGTACCTCGAGGCGGGTAACGTCTACGTGAATAAATGGTTTGGAGATACGACACAGACGCCGTTCGGTGGCTACAAATCCAGCGGCATTGGTCGGGAGAAGGGCTTGGAAGCGCTAGATTCGTATCTTCAAACCAAGAACGTGGCGATCGACATCAGTGCAGATGGGAGCGGGACGCTACCTGGGGCGTGATCCGGAGTAGTGACTCAAGAGCGCACCCAAAGCATACAGCATAATATCTGACTGAAATTCCAATTCTAAAAAATAATTCACAGCATCTGCAATGATGTGGATATAATTCATTTAATCACAAAATTTTTGGAGAGCGAAAAGTACGTGTGTACATGGGCAACACGGAACAAGTAGAAGAACTGACGACCGTAATTGGCGACCTCGTCCGTATCGAGACGGAAAATCCGCCTGGGAACGAAAAAGCGTGTACGGAGTATATCGCCAACTGGTTCGGAGAACGAGGTATCGAGGCCGACGTAATCGATGAACCATATCCTGACCGACCCCAAGTCGGTGTCAAGGTCGGGAGCGGTGGACCGACACTCGTGTTAAACGGTCATATCGACGTCGTACCAGCAGGGGACAGAGATCAATGGACGCACGACCCGTATGCCGGTGATGAAGCGGACGGACGTCTCTATGGTCGTGGTAGCGTCGACATGAAGACCGGCGTTGCGATAGGGATGTTGACGGTAGCTCACTTTGCAGACGATATCGAAGCCGGAGAACTTCCAGGCTCGCTCGTTTTTCACGCTGCGATCGGTGAAGAAACGGCTGAACCGGGGACGAAGACTCTACTCGAGAGCGGGTACGACGGGGATTATGGTGTCGTTCTCGAGCCGACTCGGTTGCGCACTGCAACGAGCGAAAAGGGTCTGGCATGGTACGAAATCGTCGTTACTGGCGACCCATCACACGCGAGTCGACCCGATCAGGGAACGAACGCGATTCGGTATGCAAAACCCGTGTTGGACGCGCTCGATGAGTACGACACTGAGGTAAGAGAGCGAAGTGATCGACTGGTTGGGCAAGCGTATTCGACAGTCACGATGTTCGAAGCAGGAACGAAAGAGAACGTCGTCCCTGAAGAAGCAAAGATAACTATCGACCGTCGCTTTCTACCGGATGAAAGCGTCGAGGAAATCGACTCGGAAATCGATGCACTCGTGGAGGATGTCGAGGACGAACACGATGTTACGATCTCCTGGAACCGGACGCGGACATACGAGTCAGCTGCAATAGACGAGGATAGCGTACTTGCAGCTGTATTCCGGAAACACTCCGCACGGGTTGCAGACGTGTCTCCGGAATCGTGGGGCGTAAACGCGTCTACCGACGTTCGTAACTTCATCAACGATGCCGATACTGAAGCGATCACTTGGGGTCCGGGTGATTTGGCACAGGCACATACGTACGATGAACAT
The window above is part of the Haladaptatus caseinilyticus genome. Proteins encoded here:
- a CDS encoding ABC transporter ATP-binding protein, encoding MNNTVTTDRQVENEAAPSEPLVKVEGLTKHFSDGGGFLSGLFGDEQRVRAVEDVSFSIRKGETLGLVGESGCGKSTLARSILRLIEPTDGAVYFKGENVTALGGEQLRAQRKDMQMIFQDPQSSLDPRMKVGPIVEEPMKAHGMYDADEREERARELLEKVGLDPQHYNRHPHAFSGGQRQRVNLARALSVNPDFIVCDEPVTALDVSIQAQVLNTMKNLQEEFGLTYLFIAHDLSVIRHISDRVAVMYLGQLVELADKEELFENPQHPYTQALLESIPVPDPREAGTRGVLEGDVPSPIDPPSGCRFRTRCPKLIAPAEYEFSAEEWTNTRRFLRAVERRTLEPTTKADLESRFFDDAKPSGESGNIVDNAIGHVVNENWDQASELLVNSFAEQSICAQELPAYEVPTEYGTSQHYAACHRHRDDVIDSRQK
- a CDS encoding ABC transporter ATP-binding protein is translated as MTDTLLQVKDLKTQFFTEEGVVRAVDGISFDVKKGEIVGLVGESGAGKSVAAQSILRLIDHPGEIVGGEVRFKDELLFGVEEGPDGELETRDEMLSNEEMRRRIRGKEIAIIFQDPMESLNPVFTVGNQLREFIEINRGLSKKEAKEEAVHMLREVGIPEPEARYDNYPHQFSGGMRQRVLIAMALACEPSLIIADEPTTALDVTVEGQILSLVNDLQDKYDTSFIWVTHDMGVVAELCDRVNVMYLGEIVEQATVDDLFYDTKHPYTQALLDSMPRPDQTVHELTPIRGVMPEAINPPHGCRFHTRCPDAREVCQEVHPDCREVTEAGENSHKAACVKHDEFDVGYDFSDPIDVRAKEGITGDIVTESTRGDD
- a CDS encoding orc1/cdc6 family replication initiation protein, yielding MPNRNTETSDDALSDTAVDPAVDAPRDDDSDQKTIRQLLEEDSGKSVFVNRNLVEPDTIIDEERIVGRDDQLQAVVAYLKPALRDERPPNMLLYGPSGTGKSLIVNAVCGQIVELCESQDINFGVISLNCQPITTLDRAVYKLVETVAKDVGVDTGVPATGVSTEQKYERLYDLINTYYDSVIFILDEIDLLVGREDEPAYSKLLYQLSRAGKTDTIHGTVSVAALTNDPKFMENVDGRSESSFNPEDIPFSDYDANQLREILDHRRDAFRDGALSDDVIPLVAAFAAQSHGDARKGIDLFRKAGDLADRQNDDMVTESHVRDSQDEVDKDRMLTQIEGLSTQKKISLYATAAVAVHTSHTSTAVPSPVGYQVYKWITELLDADQMTRETYIKYVKELNTYGIVDAERKSRGRGQGMHMEFSFSDNPRPILDLLAEDSRLTAIADETDHLKTIAQTKMQKFKSS
- a CDS encoding ABC transporter permease, with protein sequence MGTSEATAESVRKQNQSDHPESEEKIEARVGWRYTLEQIRRDTTARIGLYIIGFIAAIAVFAWIDAKLLDYAIASRFWYNPVNDPSNAQILLPPIGMENTFGAGTMKYPLGTDHRGRDILVRLVYGTRIAMQVGIVSTGFGLIAGTLVGAVAGYHGGWIDDALMRLVETLYAIPFLVLVIAFMAAFGRDLTFAMIGVGITTIPVFARLIRSRVVSVREEEYIEAARAAGVRDRNIILRHVIPNSFAPVLVQATLQVGISILIVAGLSFLGFGAQPPTPSWGQMLSQSRGYMLPDPWFSLWPGLAILITVIGFNLLGDGLRDALDPRINN
- a CDS encoding Lrp/AsnC family transcriptional regulator codes for the protein MTKGYSASDDFDEVDLKLLTFIEDDFDVSLDVISDELDLSKSAVHYRLNKMKESGVIKGITADLNPAPFELDMVAITEVSVTHEKGYSTDIGNKLADITGVEQVYYTMGDVDFMVLTRVQDRNRMNEVIDQMVAIDGVNETSSRFVMDEVKNNPKFMDNFSQE